A stretch of Saccharothrix texasensis DNA encodes these proteins:
- the pstA gene encoding phosphate ABC transporter permease PstA — protein MTTDTADLNRLATPPTFQSVSGARKLKNGIATVLVYGAFLVAIVPLIWVLWVVVERGFPVVLDGDWWQKSLSGLLGRQQGGGVYHAIYGTLVQGLVCGALSVPLGLFVGVYLVEYGGRSKLSKATTFMVDILTGVPSIVAALFVYTLWITYFGFGRSGFAVSLALVLLMVPVIVRTTEEMLKIVPDELREASYALGIPKWKTIVKVVIPTALSGIITGIMLALARVMGETAPVLVLAAYAPYINYNLFEGPMASLPLLMTSERNNPTQAGFERIWGAAITLVIIITLFNLLATVISRWLAPKTK, from the coding sequence ATGACGACCGACACGGCGGACCTGAACCGCCTCGCCACACCGCCGACGTTCCAGAGCGTCAGCGGCGCGCGCAAGCTCAAGAACGGCATCGCCACCGTCCTGGTGTACGGGGCGTTCCTCGTCGCGATCGTGCCGCTGATCTGGGTGCTGTGGGTGGTGGTCGAACGCGGCTTCCCGGTCGTCCTCGACGGCGACTGGTGGCAGAAGTCGCTGTCCGGCCTGCTGGGCCGCCAGCAGGGCGGCGGCGTCTACCACGCGATCTACGGCACGCTCGTGCAAGGCCTGGTGTGCGGCGCGCTGTCCGTGCCGCTCGGCCTGTTCGTCGGCGTCTACCTGGTGGAGTACGGCGGCCGGTCCAAGCTGTCCAAGGCCACCACGTTCATGGTCGACATCCTCACCGGTGTGCCGTCCATCGTGGCCGCGCTGTTCGTCTACACCCTGTGGATCACCTACTTCGGCTTCGGCCGCAGCGGGTTCGCGGTGTCGCTCGCGCTGGTGCTGCTCATGGTGCCGGTGATCGTGCGGACCACCGAGGAGATGCTGAAGATCGTGCCGGACGAGCTGCGTGAGGCGTCCTACGCGCTCGGCATCCCCAAGTGGAAGACGATCGTGAAGGTCGTCATCCCCACCGCCCTGTCCGGCATCATCACCGGCATCATGCTGGCGCTGGCCCGCGTCATGGGCGAGACCGCGCCGGTGCTCGTGCTGGCCGCGTACGCGCCGTACATCAACTATAACCTGTTCGAAGGGCCGATGGCGTCGCTGCCGCTGCTCATGACGTCGGAGCGGAACAACCCGACGCAGGCCGGTTTCGAGCGGATCTGGGGTGCGGCGATCACCCTGGTCATCATCATCACGCTGTTCAACCTGCTTGCCACCGTGATCTCGCGGTGGCTGGCTCCGAAGACGAAGTGA
- the pstC gene encoding phosphate ABC transporter permease subunit PstC, translated as MNDRIVAPRPAGTGTTGAREGVPAARPDSEAPIPPTTEADQKTHVRPGDRIFAGLATGSGIFIVVLIAAIGVFLLLQAIPSLTLDKVNFLTSREWSTGDVNDMRYGILDLLLVTVVSSAFALVIAMPIALGIALFLTQYAPRRLARPFAYVIDLLAAVPSIIFGLWGLLVLGPVLTPVGEWLISTLGWIPLFAEGNVSIELGGTIFTAGIVLAVMILPIITAVSREVFDRTPVVHVEGAIALGATKWEVVRTTVLPFGKAGYVSASMLGLGRALGETIALTIILSGTGAAFAWSLFDGGATFASKIALAAPEFNDPRTAGAYIAAGLVLFVLTFGVNAVARSIVAGHKEYE; from the coding sequence ACCACGGAAGCCGACCAGAAGACCCACGTCCGGCCGGGTGACCGGATCTTCGCAGGCCTGGCCACGGGGTCGGGCATCTTCATCGTGGTCCTGATCGCGGCGATCGGCGTCTTCCTGCTGCTCCAGGCCATCCCCTCGCTCACCCTGGACAAGGTCAACTTCCTGACCAGCCGCGAGTGGTCCACCGGCGACGTCAACGACATGCGCTACGGCATCCTCGACCTGCTCCTGGTCACCGTGGTGTCGTCCGCGTTCGCGCTGGTCATCGCCATGCCGATCGCCCTGGGCATCGCCCTGTTCCTCACCCAGTACGCGCCGCGCCGGCTCGCCCGGCCGTTCGCCTACGTCATCGACCTGCTGGCCGCCGTGCCGTCGATCATCTTCGGCCTGTGGGGCCTGCTCGTGCTCGGCCCGGTGCTCACCCCGGTCGGGGAGTGGCTGATCTCGACCCTCGGCTGGATCCCGCTGTTCGCCGAGGGCAACGTCAGCATCGAGCTGGGTGGCACCATCTTCACCGCCGGCATCGTGCTGGCGGTGATGATCCTGCCGATCATCACCGCGGTCAGCCGCGAGGTGTTCGACCGCACACCGGTCGTCCACGTCGAAGGCGCCATCGCGCTCGGCGCCACCAAGTGGGAGGTCGTGCGCACCACCGTGCTGCCGTTCGGCAAGGCGGGCTACGTCAGCGCCTCCATGCTCGGCCTCGGCCGCGCCCTCGGCGAGACCATCGCGCTGACGATCATCCTCAGCGGCACGGGCGCGGCGTTCGCGTGGAGCCTGTTCGACGGCGGCGCCACGTTCGCGTCCAAGATCGCGCTGGCCGCGCCCGAGTTCAACGACCCGCGCACGGCGGGCGCCTACATCGCCGCCGGCCTGGTGCTGTTCGTCCTCACCTTCGGCGTCAACGCCGTCGCCCGGTCCATCGTCGCCGGTCACAAGGAGTACGAATGA